In Ananas comosus cultivar F153 linkage group 10, ASM154086v1, whole genome shotgun sequence, the sequence AATGTCAACACCATGTGGCCACCCCCCACCACCTCTTCCCCCCTGCACTCGAGGAACAAGGAGAAGTCCCTCTTGAATTGCTTCTTGTATGCTTCCAACACACATGGTGGGCTAGTGCTTGATATGTAGATCTTTCCCTTGTTGTTGAGGGGAACTTCGCTCCCATCATCTAGTAACATTTGAGGCACCTGGAAAAGAGATGATGAGCTCTGTATCAAATAGGGCCgacaatccagctcgctgttcatGATAAGCCAGTAAGAAACATGTTAGAGATCGATCACTCGTTTAGTCAgtaagtcgaacacgagctcgAAATTTCAATGAGTTGGGGTCTGCTAACTCATGTTAGGCTTGATATAGCTCgagtataaatataaataggattaatttcatacgggttcctacaaatatagtgaatgacaaatatattcctataaaagtcAACTTAATTtcatatgttatttttataaaaattccaatattttcaaatatatccctctggttTGATTAGAGAGccgttagagaaccgtttatattttcaattttgccatcataaatatgtccctccaaaagtcataacagtataatataagaagggtaaaaatattaaaaactaactAGGATtcagggcgtgtttggttcacttctttttcaccccggaatcggaatcggaatgggtgaatccgtttgtgggtgtttagTACGCGgaagtcccattccgattccgattcccaaGTGGAATAGAAAACCcccaatcatccattttttcaatccggcctaggaggccggattggaagttgaatccggatggaatggatatttattcgtattaaatttatttttttaacttttttaattaaaatatgagtttaaaatttagaaattaaatttttaatttgaacttgaattaaaaattaaaatttaatcaagtatttcaaatctaacttatgaatttgaatttaaattaaattttaatttatataaagttttattcaaattttatttaaaacttaaattaaatttatggattcaaattaaaatttaaattgtaattttaagtttgaatttaaataaatgaaaatttagtttcattatttcgaattatccactcaacttcaaagtttaatttttttaaaaaaatggatttaaaattttgacatcattttaaaattttggtgtaaaattttaatatttaatttttaatttgaatttaaattaatatattataaagataaagttaatatattaatctgattacgttttttatatttacttgaaccaaacaccgacgattctgattctgatttaggtgatgaaccaaacagaattaggtaatgagtcattccgattccgattccagcttatttcgattccgattctgattccgatcccgacttcgaaccaaacacgccctaagtaTTTACCCTACGGTTAGctaaattttctaacagattctaacggcagagacatatttaacaatatcaggacttttgcagaaataacgtatgaaagttaaactttataggagtatatttgctatttattatatttgtcgcgacttgaataaaattaacccatataactattacaaatttttattatttaggtTTTAGGCCAATCAAGATGCAAAGAGACCTATATTTTTGCGATTATTAGATGGCTGAACACGTGCTCTTTATTGTGATCAACTGATTAGCTTTTGCCGGCAGCACTAtgaaaaaattgttgatttagAGTCCTGACCGACTGACTGGACGTGCCAGCCAGGTAAGAGCTTGCCCCTCTGAATTAATGTGTTGCTGTCGCAAAAGAGACTTCCAGCCACTAGCTACAGTTCTTGCCCTGTAGTTGTAACAATGACTACGATAACAACACCAATACTAGATTCATCCGTTGTCACTGTTAGACATTATGAATATTGTTTCGATTCGTCAGCCTAATCTAATATGATAACATGCTTCTGCCAGCTAGgcttcgaacttgagatctgtATGAGCGAGAATAGTCAaacggaatttttttttccccttcaaaGTGGGAAGCTCGTTGGAGCGTATGCCGGCTGTCATGAACTACCAAGTTGATCTGTCATACATCGATCTCCTTTTCTTATTTCAGATATCTGGAACTagcaccgaccgtccctagagcaagtggcaaagggcttgatggttggtacccgagatccaagtttgaatcctagttgattcacatttcaagctatgtttatttataaataaaataaacgaagcgggtagcgtgctacctatctcaaaaaaaaaaaaagatttctgCAACTAGCTAGTAATCAGCTAGCAATCTggtaatatataaagataatatgttatatattataatacattatttttattataaaattattaatcgTACTATATtaagatatattatttatatttaaatattataataaattttataataaattatatataaatattataataaattctttttattaaatttaagtttaagtagaatttttaaaaaaNtttttattaaatttaagtttaagtagaattttaaaaaaatttataaatttattgtaataaattatttttattaattgctcCCATGCCtattcttatttaaaaatttaaaaatttaaaaatttaaatttttaaaatttataatttataatctcaaaataaaagtttgtaattttaaattttaaaatttaaaatttaaatttaaattttgatattttatatttttgaaatttacattttgatattttatatttttgaaatttaaatttgatcttaaatttaaagtttgaaatttaaaattaaaaattttgtatttaaaatttgagattttaaatttaaaattttaatttcaaattttgaaatttcaaagttaaaattttaaatttaaaagtataaatttaaaattttaaaaattcaaaatctaatataataagaggataatatccttatttttatttataaaaattcactATCCTTCTAAATTCTTATTCCACTttatctaaccaaacgctattttttttattctcagatataacctaattttcatccaaacacaaaattggtttaatcccgcttatacctcaatttatacatatccctggaatagccactttttgcttattcccgaaccaaatgaTATCTTAAAAACTATCTTTAAAAGTAattgtatttttaactatatgcaTATCTGACTACGGTGCATTCATAATTACGTCGAATTAAACGGCCTCTAAAAATTACCTTCTGTACCCTAGAGGATCTACGCATGCATAAAAGAGAGAGGGATAAGTTGTGTGAACCTGGGAGAGCCAATGAAGGCTGGAGGAAGAGTACACAAAATGCAAGCTCTTGCTCAGAAACAACCTCCCATAGAAAGATCCAGCAACCACTGATATGAAGCAGTGCACTTTTTGCTGCTCACTCTCTTGTAACTTCACTTCTCTAAGCCTGTAAAACTCAGGCAGCAAGTCAAACATGGTGTTGAAGTCGTTTCCCGGGAGGTCGTTGAGGAAGACTTGGATCTCCGGTGGCCTGCGGTTGAACTGACGGCTCGCTTGTGCGATCGCCTCCACGATTTCGGAGGCCATCTGTAGTGCATTCGGACCTACTGAGCAGCCTAGGTCGGCGACGGTCATCTGCGTAGGGAAACCCGTCGCTTGCAACGAGCTGACGGCTGCCTCCTGTCTCGCGGTGTTCGTCGAATTTAGTATGATCTTCTGCTTAAAAGGAATTTAGTATTTGTCAGTTAGCGAGAGAAGTGAGTTTCcacatttgtttggtttggcTTTTGGAACTGCTTCTTCAGAACTTTTGAGATATACGCATGCAGAAAAAATCTTTTCTTAATctctaaaacaaaataaaacacaaaacatgtatgtatgtagttAAATTGGTTGAAGTAAAAGGCCAACAATAAGCTTTTCAACAATTTTTGGCGAGGAAGAAACGTAACGAGAacttttcaataatttttttttagaaaagtaaCTCTACGCAAGCTCCAGCCGGACCAAACAAGCACGATggatatacatatacatatgcttATATAAAAGGATGTGGCTAGATCCAAACTTGGATGGTAGAATTTTTGGCATAGCTCATGTCATCAACTCCACTGTTCATGTGTAGAACACTTTGCACCTCCATGGAGCTAGTAGCTATAGCTACAAAGAGTAAATAGTTGTAGAGAAAGNAGCTATATGGAGCACCTTGATGAAACAAGTTAGGCTTTTATAGAGTTCATggtttatactatatatatgctttatatTGGTTTTGCACATGAAGTGTTAAATATTGTTTGTAGTTTTGGCATATTAATTAGTTGGGGTGTCCATTTTTGTCTATATAACATCACATGTGGAGAATCTAAAATGTGGACCTGCTACAAGAGAGCAAGTACGAGAAGCTTTGATAGTTTGGTTATTCCTTTAATTGGCCGCCATTGGTTCAGAGATAGCGAATattatgataaatttttttactgctGAAATAGTTTGCTATTTTGGGATAGtcagaaataaaattatgtttagaTTGTAACGCTGGTATTTTTAGgaataattaaaattgtatttGGTTAATTTTACGGAATAGTAGAGAACAGTAGAAAACAATAATCGTTgcatttgatataaaatataattttaataaaaataactcattataatattgaataaaactaatttattaaaaaattatgatttaataaaaataatttttatatatataatttttaaaaaattctacttaaacttaaatttaataaaaaataatgtattataatatttaaatataaataatatgtagcaatatagtataattaataattttataataaaaataatatattattaattataatatatagcatattatatatatctatataatttagttttaattcaatttataatttaaataaagtttgaaattaaagcTTGGAATAGCACTCTTCCGCCAAAATGGTAGAATTGCAAATCCCAAACTATTCCGGAATAGCTGGGAATAGTAAGGTTTGActgggataaaatattccggccaaAAAACATCtcgtttggcggaatagtggggataactttcgttatctcAACTTTATCCCCAAACCAAACTGGACAGTCATTCTAGAAATTATAGTTAAGTgttgtgttggcttaaatgggccagcattctGTCATGTGGCGGAGGGccgggttgggccgagtcacgttcgaaatgacgtgatgCTGGATAGGCCGAGTTATATATGTTTGAAGTGGCATGAGGCCGGGTGAGCTAAGTCACAATTAAGATCTGTgagcgctgtatctgtacgctttaagtgaattggttgcgtatttctaacagctcgagctttttgAATTAATGGtcagcgccaacgatccgacatgttggacaaattatttttattggggCAGAAAGATGAATTACGCCTTTGGCGTAAAACCAGAAGCTGTAATTTGCAGCTTTTTAAtgttatagtatattatatcGAACAATCTGATATGTACGCTAGTATCATCGTCTACTGATCTATACAATAATACAAACAATCTAATGCTCACAGACGTCTGCTCGTGAGATCGAGGTTATGTGTGGACAGAAGGGCCAGAAAATCTTGTGGTGAGAATGATATGTTAGCGATGTTTCGAGAACAATTCTTGCCCACACTAAACATCTGCGGAAACTACTCTAGCCGGCCGTAAAAATAGactcttccaaaaaaaaaaaaaaaaaaaaaaaaaaaaaaaaaaaaaaaaaaacgccaTGCTCAAGGACTTCAATCAATCTGGTCCACAGATGACATGGTACAACCGGTTCGCTTACCattccacaatttttttttgagagataggtagcacgctacccgctttatttatttcatttagaaataaacttagctagaaatgtgaatcaactaggattcgaacttgggtctcgggtaccaaccaccatgcaccttgccacttgctctagggatggtcggtactATTACatgattaaattatatatatatatatatatatatatatatatatatatatattttaattgaaaccaaaataaaaaggtGTAGGNCGTgttaccaaattatttttaatgatgcgattttcaaatcgacgatcggctccgttagacttgatctatactattaaaagtatttggaagctaaattttataatttttcggtattatctacctatcaaacgaatggtctaaaaatgaacggttgaaaataaaaatttcataaaaaatgataataaaagacttgaatttaaaatcagagatactgaacttactctaaatagtgaaaagaactttttataaaaatctcattagatttgaattattttacaccgttaaattcacaaacgcatcacatctattattaaaattgtcaattttcagaccttttgatcactaaccaaatgATATGGAAAActaatgaaatttagtttccaaatacttttaatagtatagattaagtctaacggagccgatcgtcgatttgtaaGCCGcatgattgaaaataatttgatagtatggaggcctccatgctaccgatagtataccagcctagctctatatatataggctaaattacagaaaacccccctgtcaaaacccgatttttcactttcccccctgtcatttaaaaacctacactttgcccccttgtaaaataaaaaatgtgtacttcaccccctaccgttagagttccgttataaaatttttttttatgccaaaaatactcCTCCGCCCTTTctctgttgcttcgcctccttTCGGCTCATCGCCttgccgccgcctcgccctcctccactgccttgccctcgccctcgctctcgcccacatccccttcgccctcctccgccatctcgccttcgccttcgttGCCCTTGTCTACCTCTCTCCATCAATGCTCatctcgatttcctccctactgttGCCGAAATCGAgaggcggcgagggtgcaggaggagaaggggaacaGATGGAGAAGGAAATAGAGAGAAATTGCGACCGATTGAGGTgtgaatcgcggccgatcgaggcggcggtTGAGAAAGATGATGGAGGAGACAAAAATGGTGAGgagcaaaatagtcattttacacaccataccttctgtgaacattttttattttataaggagacaaagtgtaggtttttaaatgacagggaaaAAAGTNGATTTCAATATttagtagagatttaatagattgatcataaccgttcgttcttatttgagatatatttaacaaaaaaatcataatcattcgtaaggaatatttttttattcctttttggatttcgtctgtcattgtcggaattcttatacacttttatatatatagtatagatatagatatagatatagatgatcataaccgttcgttcttatttaagatttttttaacaaaaaaatcataatcatTCGTTATGATCATAACtattcgttcttatttgagatttttttaacaaaaaaatcataatcattcgtaaggaatatttttttatttctttttggattccgtctgtcattgtcggaatttttatacgcttttatatatagtatagatatagatatatatatatatagagagagagagagagagagagctaggctggtatactataggtagtacggaggccaccgtgttaccaaattatttttaatgatgcggcttccaaatcgacgatcggctcagttagacttgatctagactattgaaagtatttggaaactaaattttgtaatttttcggtatcatctAGCTATCAAACGAATggtctaaaaatgaatggctgaaaataaaaacataaaaaatgatgataaaagatttgaatttaaaatcagaggtactgatcttattctaaatagtgaaaagagctttttataaaaatctcattagatttgaattattttacaccgttaaattcacaaacgcatcacatctattattaaaattgtcaattttNAAAATCTCattagatttgaattattttacaccgttaaattcacaaacgcatcacatctattattaaaattgtcaattttgagaccctTTGATCACTAACCAAAGGATATGGAAAACTaatgaaatttagtttataaatacttttaatagtatagattaagtctaacggagctgatcgtcgatttgtaaGCCGcatgattgaaaataatttgatagtacggaggcctccatgctaccgatagtataccagcctagctctatatataggctaaattacaaaaaaacccGCCTAAaacctgatttttcacttttcccccctgtcatttaaaaacctacactttgctcccttgtaaaataaaaaatgtgcacttcaccccctaccgttagggttccgttataaaatatttttttatgccaaaaatactcCTCCGCTCTTTcgctgttgcttcgcctcccttcGGCTCGCCGCCttgccgccgcctcgccctcctccactgccttgccctcgccctcgccctcgcccacatccccttcgccctccttCGCCATCTCgtcttcgccctcgttgcccttgtCTACCTCTTTCCATCAACGCCCATCTCGATTTTCTCCCTACTGTTGCCGAAGTCGAGGGGCGgtgagggtgcaggaggagaaggggaacaTGTGGTGAAGGAAAtagagagaaatcgcggccaaTTGAGGTgtgaatcgcggccgattgagacGGCGGTTGAGAAAGATAatggaggagacgaaaatggtgaggagcaaaatagtcattttacacaccataccccctgtgaacatttttcattttataagagggcaaagtgtaggtttttaaatgacaggaaaaaaagtgaaaaatcaaattttgacagagaattttatgtaatttagccatatatatatattaagaaatCAAATTATCAAACATGATAAACGTGTGGGGGACTTTGAGAGATAGTTGTAGCGTGTAGGGAGTGTTAAATTACTAAACATGGTAACATTTAAGAGCTCCTTAAGTACATTGCTTCGTACATTGACCATTCGTTCCATTCTATGAAGTGAAATTGAGGTACAACACAATAAATCATAATATGGTTTGAAGCATGTGCTTAATTCAATTACTTAGCTTGAATACAACGCCTTCGTATtgatctatctatctatctatttatctatctatccatACGTTGCACACGCTACGTGAAAAGCACCCTTGTAAACAcctttttcataaattttgtattttttttcaaattttttttatatatgttgcGTATATAATATGTTCAAAGGGTATCTGGATATAGTGTCACgtgattaattaattgattgatCAACTATACCTTAATTTTCATGATTTGTGTCGCATATGTTCCACAAGCCAATGTTGAATTGTGCactattgagagagagagagagagagtatagttCAATATTTCAATATGTTTGAATCAcacaatatttgaaatttaagttctTCTTGAGCTTCTCATGTTGGTCTTCattctcatttatttttttgagaaaaagtataATTCGCACGAACATGTACCATGCGTTCATTGACATCGATCGCatcttatatttaaatattcagattatttctattttcattttctattacACTTTTTATATATTGATAACTTTTTTGTTAAAACAATCAGGTGTCATGCACTTGTGTTTTGGATCATCATTTTTCTACCATTGGAAACTCACCAAAAACAATCAAAAATACGCTCCAAAGAGTCACATGTTCTTTTTATTGATTTTCGTAAGACATTTTCGATGCACGAGCGCGACACGTAactgttttataaaaaaataaaaaaaatcttaactgTTGATTAATGAAcgttaaaaatatcatttcattaTGTAGCAGGTTAAAAAGTTATTTCATGCAAGAGTATTtctgtaattaaattacacaaaattttaagaaagttttgattaatatcccaaatttagcattaattttgcaactaatttaagcattaatttaaaattttattgatatcccaaattttaggcattaattttaagaattttagaatttctctAATATAggtattaatttaaattttagaaattttagaaataataataaatatgttgagtttaaatatttaaatttaaatttaaataagagaaattttgtgttactattttaacaaatttaatgttttttttttttttttttgagagatagtttgcacgctacccgcttcgtttattttttttagaaataaacttagctggaaatgtgaatcaactaggattcgaacataggtctcaggtaccaaccagcaagccctttgccacttgctctagggacggtcggtttaacaaatttaatgttGCTAATAacgaattcaacatatttaatttgtttaagaaatttttaaattcctctagtttagatattaattttttattacaaactttaaaaaattttgaaatgtaggaaaaaagaatttaaaatccaatgtatttaatatgtcgtaatattttttaatgaaatatcTATGGATTACGGATATGAAATGACAAAATATTTGTGGATTACACATGTCAAAGGGTACAGATATCcataattttatctaaatttgaatctaaaccCGAATCCTACCCGTTTACATTTTTACTGTGGATAaagaggaaagatagagagagaaaaagaaaacaaagagagaatagAGATTTGATTTTTTACGGTGAAAATAAGATTATTAAATTATccatatattaaaaaatcaaaataacttTTTTGGAGTATCTGGTAACTGGTGTTTCTCTCAAAGTGActtgctattgcaggtcacaatttaaaaaaaattaaatgtgagTTGTTGAATAGAAATAAATGAACGGTATCAAAAGATAACAAAACTAGAAGCATTACTCCATTGTGGACTATTGAGAAAGAAAGAGACATTTCACTGCTGGGAACTCgccaaaaataatcaaaattaagCTCTAAAGAGTCACATGagtttttttaatcaatttttgtAAGACATTTTCGACACATGAGCACGGCACGTgactattttaataaaaaagttaacGGAAGGTataacgaaaaataaaaatagaaatcatAGATAAGTACTTAACTGataaagttaaattaaaatacatGGTATTAAAATGAACAAGTAGTAAGCCAAAGGAGagtatcatattttatatttagtgcTTTGgagaaataaatttgaaaattttgtaggATACATAtgaagaaaatttgaaaatttttgggtAATTTACAAGAAAAAAACCCTTACGTTTAGGCTCTTATCTTAATTACTGTTCAGTATTGAAAATTGCATTAGTTACTCCCATGTAATTAACTGTTGTTTCAAATAGGCCAAAAAATTTAGGATATTGTTGAATTCAGCTTTATATTTTGTAGAAACAAATTTACAAATGAAGTAAGTTATAATTAATACAATACAAATATATAGATTGAATAAAATCCCTTAATAAACTATCAATTTCCATAGTGTTAGCATGAATTAAAAGATTTCTtttatctaattatttatttatttttttgaattacaaATTAGATAAATATCGAGATGTGGAACGAAGTAATGTATCAACTCATTTTCGTGAcattttataatctaatttacTGATAATTAAtctcaattttgaaatctaCTTAAAATGGTTATAAAGTGCAGCAAAGTGATTAATGTAATTTTGAATGCAGAAGATAAATAACACACGGACTACAATATAAGGAGGCTTTTgtgtttaagttttttatttttttggagtaAACTTTAAATTACCCCACTCTctgatttagcttatttttcaTTCTGTCACactgtaattttaaaagttatactTTGTCTTTCTGTGATttagcatatattttttattttgccatcctatgattaaatttttttactttgtcatcatatttcatataaaatttttgataaaataaaatcacaaaaagtaagtgaaactttttaaattaaaaataagctaaattatatggtgcaatttgaagtttacctccttctttttttctttttttttttttttttttgcgcttGTAATGTAATTTCCATTTTGTCCCTCGATCTTTTATACTGCGTACGTACGTCGTAGAGGTAAAAATCTCTCCCCTCTCCTTTACCCGCCGCCGATCTCCGATCTCCGATCCGGCGCCGATCGGGGATTAGGGTTTCGGCCGAGTCCCCCTTCTTCTACTTCCCCTTCGCCCCAATTCGTTTCCAACAGTTTGAGGTAAATCGATATCGGGCACCCAATTTCGTGTCCAGTTGGTTTAAATCCCAAATTCGGTGTTTTTTTCTCTGATTTTGATGGTTTTATGATCGTTTAGAGGTAAAAATATCGAATTTtggtgggggagagagagatggagatggTGCTTAGAGCGGAGGACGCGAAGGATTGGGTGTATAAAGGAGAAGGAGCCGCTAATCTCATCCTCAGCTACCGCGGATCTTCGCCTTCGCTGGTGATGTGTTGTATTGAGCgcttttttatgttatttgtgTT encodes:
- the LOC109716028 gene encoding salicylate carboxymethyltransferase encodes the protein MEVQSVLHMNSGVDDMSYAKNSTIQKIILNSTNTARQEAAVSSLQATGFPTQMTVADLGCSVGPNALQMASEIVEAIAQASRQFNRRPPEIQVFLNDLPGNDFNTMFDLLPEFYRLREVKLQESEQQKVHCFISVVAGSFYGRLFLSKSLHFVYSSSSLHWLSQVPQMLLDDGSEVPLNNKGKIYISSTSPPCVLEAYKKQFKRDFSLFLECRGEEVVGGGHMVLTFMGRRSSNPSPLIDCYMWELLAKALMDMVSMGLIEEEKVESFNAPYYAPSVEEVKDEVTIQGSFSISRIEIFEVNWDDNSQEAPQSGHNSNPTQMRNGTIPHQVAKSAQTMAKGNRAVVESMLKSHFGEAIIEDLFKRYCFLLEQFYYKNKAELTNILIVLVKN